The Nomia melanderi isolate GNS246 chromosome 4, iyNomMela1, whole genome shotgun sequence genome segment GTGTAtggatttatatttctatttcggTGGATAGAAGAGAGGAGGTCCAGACGAAAAGTTGTAGAACAAGATGAAAGCTTTGTGAAAGATGAGGAAATCGTTAACAACATATTTTTTGCACAACAGGTTgtcattttacaaatataatttaccCGTTTTCATAAGATTAAAGGTTTTTTTAAGTAATTCTTTTCTTGCAGGTTGTGCCCAACAGTTGTGCAACCCATGCACTACTTTCAGTGTTACTTAATTGCCCAAATATCCATTTGGGTACAACTTTATCCAGATTGAAAATGCATACCTCTGGTATGTGTCCAGAAAATAAAGGTTGGGCAATTGGTAACACACCTGAATTAGCGTGTGCACATAATTCACATGCGATGCCCCAAGCTAAAAGACGTCAGGATAAAAATACTGGAGTGTCTACTGGTAGATTTACTGGGGAAGCTTTCCATTTTGTTAGCTATGTACCAATCAATGGTAGACTATTCGAATTGGATGGTTTGAAACCATATCCCATGGACCATGGTCCATGGAAGGAACATGAGGAGTGGACTGAACAATTTAGACGCGTAATCACTGATCGCTTAGGAATGGCAACAGGGGAACAATTGCAAGATATAAGATTCAATTTAATGGCTGTTGTTCCTGACAGACGGCTAGCTATATCTCATAAATTAACTATGTTAAAGACTAATAGACAGATAGTACTAGAGGCATTGCAACAGCTTGTTAAATTAAGTCATCAAGATGGAACTGAAAAGAATGTGAACGATTCAGAGAAATCAGATAAAcatgaaaaaaagaataaaactgatgATGAAAATGTGTTGCCTAATAAATCAGAAATTGATGAATCCTCTTCTGTGCCAGCTATCACTGTTGAAAAAAGTGATACTGTAGGTGATATTGAAGAATCAGGTTCAAATGTAACCTCTGGAAAGActgaatcaaagtaaataaaatctaGTTTAATATTCTTGCTTATTTAGtactttatttattcaaacttataaataaattgttcatCAATAGATACACAAAATTGTTAGATAAAAGGTATTGTGATATTACAGTGGTATGGAGAAGGTAGTAATGTGTGCATTGGATTATGCCACTCCACTTCGAATTCAAACTTCACCAGCCCATAGCTCCTCGAGTACTGATACTTCATCTGAGATTGGGTCTGCGTTTAATTCTCCAACTCAAGGTaagtgaaacaatatttatgttgttttacagaGCCGTTTGGTTGTACAAACCTTTTTACtctgacaaaatattaagttatttgGACATGCCAGTCgcgtaaattttaaattttgtgaATTATCCGAAGGAGAATAACAAATGTAATAATGTGCGTCTGATGTGGGGTCTTTTGTTTTCCCTCGTTCGGTACACACTTTCTGCAGCATGTTCACTttcattttactattactatctGGAACTTCTGCATTGTCTTGATTATTTTCCACACATTTGTTATAGCTTTCTCTATCGCATATTCTAGTATACTTATTAAATGCTGAGTAAGATGGACATGAATATTCAATTACATATACCCTTTCTGGCTCACACACATAATATTTAACGCAGTCAGTCGCGTTCGGCATTCGAACGTTTTTGACACATGGAATTACACTAATAAACTTTGGGTCCACGAAATAACCTAGTGATTTATAACTTTCAACTGTTAAATATTGCttgtttccattattattagaaattaaaattaaactattttcattttctgaATCTCCAAGCAGTGCCTCCAGTGTATCGTTTACAGCTTCCATACTTGACACTGATGTATTCTCATTCTTCGTAGTTTCACTATGTTCAATTGTATTTTGCAGATTTGTAACAGCTCTGATAGTGGTTTGTATGTTCGTTTGTTGAATGAGATTTTGTGTGAAATGACTCATTAGAATATTGTGCTGATTGGTTTTAGAAACTTCTGATTGAGTTGTATCGTCACTTGTAATTCTTGAAGGCACTGTTAGTGATGCTAAAACTTCTAAAGGAATAGTGATCCCTTTATGAATCAACAAATGATACATTAAACGATTTAACATTGAGTACTCCCTTTTATGAGAACTCTGTagattattaattgtattcaGTTTATCTGTTACTTTTTCTTGCTGATTATCCACTGCTTCctcaattttaattaacggaTATGGCGTCACTATTTCTTGATTAAGTGGGTCGAGAATGCTATCGGTAGTATAAGATGAATCAACGAGTTCAGAAAAGTTTGAAGGATCTTCTGTTGACCCCATATAACTAGTCTCATTTGGATCGATCAGTTCAGGTGTATCATACCTGTTTGTTATAATAGATGAGTCTGTTGATAGAGTGTCACATGTCCAAGAATCACCAGGTAGAATACACATTCGTAGATATGGTTGAAATACCTGAaacgaaacaatgaaacaatgtAAGTTATGAATaatctttgaaataataaataatcttacCAAGCCCTCTGTGCATTTTCTGGGTACCCAAACATAACCACCATCAGGCAAATTCACacagttataaaatatagtacaaCTGGTAGAATGGGGTTTCCTTGATTCTGGACATTTTGACGATTCAACTGCAATCAAGATAGAGTAGAAAACGAATAGCGCCACGCTCATTTTGAAGTGTTACATCCACGTTTCTATAGCATACTGAAATTCAAGTCTCTTCTTGATGGTACCTATTTGCTTTTCACACATTCCCCCACATATCTTTTGACACCTCTCAGATACAGTTAGTTGACCCATGTAAGCATTTTTGTTCTGTTCTCATGGCATAATATGTACCTAAAGTAActttagatttaaaaaaaagaggACCTGATTATGTTTCCAGCATGGGGATGGAATTCTGGTCAGAGTAGTCCTACATCCACAAAAGACTTCAAGAAGTTTGTGGTGATCAGGGTCGCTGGAGATGAGAAACATGAAGCAGGTTTAAGTATGTACATTTTCACTATGATCCGCAATATTCACATTGcagcattatacgaagtatgtTTCCACGAACAGGTCGTTCCTTaggaaatattaacataaatggAAAAAGATTAGTTTCTGACAGTGGTCACCTGC includes the following:
- the LOC116433617 gene encoding uncharacterized protein LOC116433617 isoform X1, with protein sequence MGQLTVSERCQKICGGMCEKQIVESSKCPESRKPHSTSCTIFYNCVNLPDGGYVWVPRKCTEGLVRLFIISKIIHNLHCFIVSFQVFQPYLRMCILPGDSWTCDTLSTDSSIITNRYDTPELIDPNETSYMGSTEDPSNFSELVDSSYTTDSILDPLNQEIVTPYPLIKIEEAVDNQQEKVTDKLNTINNLQSSHKREYSMLNRLMYHLLIHKGITIPLEVLASLTVPSRITSDDTTQSEVSKTNQHNILMSHFTQNLIQQTNIQTTIRAVTNLQNTIEHSETTKNENTSVSSMEAVNDTLEALLGDSENENSLILISNNNGNKQYLTVESYKSLGYFVDPKFISVIPCVKNVRMPNATDCVKYYVCEPERVYVIEYSCPSYSAFNKYTRICDRESYNKCVENNQDNAEVPDSNSKMKVNMLQKVCTERGKTKDPTSDAHYYICYSPSDNSQNLKFTRLACPNNLIFCQSKKVCTTKRLCKTT
- the calypso gene encoding ubiquitin carboxyl-terminal hydrolase calypso, with translation MPVDINRLTEGWLELESDPGLFTLLLEDFGVKGVQVEEIYDLQKSLEGPVYGFIFLFRWIEERRSRRKVVEQDESFVKDEEIVNNIFFAQQVVPNSCATHALLSVLLNCPNIHLGTTLSRLKMHTSGMCPENKGWAIGNTPELACAHNSHAMPQAKRRQDKNTGVSTGRFTGEAFHFVSYVPINGRLFELDGLKPYPMDHGPWKEHEEWTEQFRRVITDRLGMATGEQLQDIRFNLMAVVPDRRLAISHKLTMLKTNRQIVLEALQQLVKLSHQDGTEKNVNDSEKSDKHEKKNKTDDENVLPNKSEIDESSSVPAITVEKSDTVGDIEESGSNVTSGKTESNGMEKVVMCALDYATPLRIQTSPAHSSSSTDTSSEIGSAFNSPTQAWGWNSGQSSPTSTKDFKKFVVIRVAGDEKHEAGLSRSLGNININGKRLVSDSGHLHKKVCLSGEVRIPHARVKTSNGDTVTEEKKVEKIDPKLCSKYPELFEPHTFAPKDLLALLKNLEHEISICETSLKDENDKRNKYKIDDCRRTHNYDEFICTFLSMLAQQGKLAELVQQHLTLKKHTSVSVNRVHRSSKKTDTRPNSSRRRRGRTKCKKRK
- the LOC116433617 gene encoding uncharacterized protein LOC116433617 isoform X2, producing MGQLTVSERCQKICGGMCEKQIVESSKCPESRKPHSTSCTIFYNCVNLPDGGYVWVPRKCTEGLVFQPYLRMCILPGDSWTCDTLSTDSSIITNRYDTPELIDPNETSYMGSTEDPSNFSELVDSSYTTDSILDPLNQEIVTPYPLIKIEEAVDNQQEKVTDKLNTINNLQSSHKREYSMLNRLMYHLLIHKGITIPLEVLASLTVPSRITSDDTTQSEVSKTNQHNILMSHFTQNLIQQTNIQTTIRAVTNLQNTIEHSETTKNENTSVSSMEAVNDTLEALLGDSENENSLILISNNNGNKQYLTVESYKSLGYFVDPKFISVIPCVKNVRMPNATDCVKYYVCEPERVYVIEYSCPSYSAFNKYTRICDRESYNKCVENNQDNAEVPDSNSKMKVNMLQKVCTERGKTKDPTSDAHYYICYSPSDNSQNLKFTRLACPNNLIFCQSKKVCTTKRLCKTT